The Raphanus sativus cultivar WK10039 chromosome 6, ASM80110v3, whole genome shotgun sequence sequence GTGTTAACGGTTACCATCGCAGTTTGTATTAaaccctctctctctccggTTAACCGGTTGTTGAGACTTGAGAGGTCACCCTTCTCTCTCGGAccattttaaaaagaaaaaaaaagaagataggGTTTTGTCAGAAAGAATCTTAATTTTAGGGATCggataaaaacaaataaaaattgtgtTTGTGATTGGAGTGGGGtctttgtctttttatttaatacaacaAAAACAAGAGTAGCTCTCTCTTTCTACCACGTGGTTGAGAGAAGCCTGTGAGGAGTCTATTGCTTTGGTTATAACGTCAGTCACAAGGTTCAGTGGTTCACTAATGTGAGGGATGACATGAAGTCCTCGGATGATTGTTTATATGCTATTTAATGTCTAGATGTGTAGAGAGGCATGTGCTAATGTGGCCGAGATGAACGTGACATATGTTTTAAAGGTTGAATCATTGAATGTGGTCTGTTAATGATCATGTTCTTGTGTTAGGATGCGCCAGATATCCAAATTGTGTGTTACTAGCTAGCATAAGCCAGATGTTGAATCGAATATACTTTGTTTATGCCCTCTGGCCTACTAGTACTGATGTGGATGGTGGTGGACCCTTTTTGTCATTTTCGTTATTATGGGCCACAGGACAATCAGTTAATGGGCTGGGTCTGATCATTCTCTTGGGATGCATAATGAAATGACATAGTGCTACCTCGAATCATTCTCTAATCTTTTTCTCACTTTTATTTTGTGTCAAAGTGGATCATTCGCTGATCAATAGGTTTCTTTTTATCATTAGTGCCTAACTGCCTATTATGCAACATCATTGGTGGTTACGATTCATACATATTAAAATCTCTTAGATACATTTTGTTGATTTTCTTCACTAGAGCTTCATGTCATGAATGAATCGCATTGATCACAGACTTGAGTAGCATGCAGAATACTGGACCAGTGCCACTGTGACATACTAgcattatataaagaaaataacacaCGACCAACAAGGAGTTTATGGGGAATTCAACATGAAGTATGGTCCTTTAACAACATGAAGAAAACATTATTCTCTACCTACTTATCTTTATGATGTTCTTTGTTAGAGCCTCCACAATGGACGGTGCTAAACAAGAAGAATATTAGTATATTACTACTATAGTATTACTCATTTTATGTTCATTACTCTCAATGGGAATCTCTTGTTATATCTCCGGAAAAATAGCCAGGGAGTTTTCATAGAAAATTTATGACATCCTGAATCTTTGAGATTGGTAAAAATGTGTATATTGCAACTCTTTGTTGCTACACACTCAAAAGATCATTAATTTCACTGATTACTAACTCAGCATAGTTTATGTTGAATTGATTTTTGCTTGTATAGCCTAGCCTGTAGAGCATATATTTTATCAGTTGACCTCTACTGATGTAGACATGAAACTTATCTCATAACAAGCAATAGCCGCATTCAAAACAGATCAGATAAAGATAACAATCCTAACATAATCAACGAGAATAGTTTCCATTCGTGATGTTTTCACCTGAAATAGCAATTAAGATGGCAAATTCATCTTGAATTCATCAACTCATTCCGATTCTTTGACCAGTCATATAGTCGTCGTTCTAATCTCGACATCACATATTATTTGGCATGATACTCCCATAGCCCCATGTCATCTCAGAGGATATTTTGACCATTCATTTGTCTTACGTTATAGTGTGAAGATGCATCCCCAAGATCAGGCACATCTTATGAAGCTAAACATAAGCAAATTACATCATTTTTAAGACCTGCTTTATTTTGCCCTATGGTTTAAATTAAAGAACTCCATGTGGAAAAATATCATAACTAAGGTACTTGACATGactaccaaaaaaaattcataactaaattccttaaaagtttataaaacaattcaccttgatttctaaattttaaacagGTACTATAAATAGGTCGTATGACttcaaaattgtaaataaataaataaaatttatcttgAAATGCATATGAATTTAAAAATCTTGGTCATGTCCATGTCCAGAAATTGAACCtaaatttctttttaacatCTTAATTCactaaaattgatataaaacatatttatcataaaaaacctaaaatgaaatataaattattatctagTTTGCATAATTAAAACTTGAAAGAGCTGCCAATTAGTTACCCAATTTGACTgatatagtttattattttatctctCTTTAATCTTACGTTTCTAACTTTTCTGTCATTGACATTGGaataacattttaattattttaaaataagataaatagcCATATGTCAACTATACCAATTTATAAAACAGTTATCATGTCACTTCCTTTCAAATATGGAACATAAAATAATTCTTTtcaaataaaagatataatacCTAATAACAAAGATTCTACCTATTAACATCTAATAACAAAGATTTCATCACCAAGTATAAAGTATTAGTCATTAATTAGCTAAGGTcttggtcaaaaaaaaaaaaccatttagCTAAGGTCATTAAGACATTAACCTTTTGAAACAATGGTCAGTCAAGACTGACGGCGTTACCATTACCTCACCCAAATCCTCTCAGCCCCGTTAATTAACAGCGTCTTCCGTCATAATTGCGAGTCTTTAAAGTCTCTCTACGTCTCAACTCTGTAGCTTCTCTCGAAATAAAATTGGGGATCATATTATCGACAGAAGCGCCTCTCTCCGTTCCTCCTCTCGTCGGAATCGTTCGTCGTGGTTAGCTTCCTCGTTCCTTTCCCCTTCCACTATCCGTCGATTAATGATCCAATCGGTTTGTATCTGAATTCAAAATATCTCTTGATTTTGGAATTAAATAATCGAGATAGATGCTTCTAGATTTGTTGATAAGATTGGTGATGATCTTGTTCTAGATCCTTAATTCAATTGCagcttttgtttgtttttataaacCTGATTTGTATTCGACTCTGCttttttaatttagggttttgaAAAGGGCTTTGTTGAAATTAGGGTTGAGATTAATCCAATTATTTGATCTCTTGATTGATATTCAGGTGGGACTGTTGCTCTTCATGTGTGCTAGTGTCTCTTAGGAGCTTTGTAgtgtaaaaaaaacaaaactttgtgGTGGGGATCTTGAGATCTTGTGAGATGAAGATATCATTGAGTTGCAGCTATGGGTTTGTTGATTGATGCTCAAGTTTTTTCTAGTAGAAAGGTGAACGCTTTTAATATAACCAACGATAAGAACAGAATGGGTGAGACTCTCATCACAACTCTGTCTATGGAGAATTATCATCCGTCGACACTACTCTCCATGGATTCAGATGCTTTCACTCACGAAGAATCAGAGAGGGAGACTAACCGGTCGCTCTTACTCACGGGTCCCCCTGATATCAACCTCCCGCTCTCATCCGACGCTAGCCCGTCTCTGTTTCTGTGGAACGAGCAGTGTGATATCTTAGACGTTGGCCTTGGGCCTCAGATTTATGAGCCTGAGGCTGTTGTTCATGTGCCCAAGGTTGCTAAGAAGCACAACAAGCGTGTTGATAGTGCTTGGGGTGCTTGGCTTTTCTTTAGCTTCTACTTCAAGCCTGTTTTGGACGACAAGTCGAAGAACAAGTTGATGAGGGACAGCAATGGGTTGTCTGGGTATGATAAATCCGACTTGCAGCTTGACTCCTTCTTGGTTCAGCATGATATGGAGAATATGTATATGTGGGTGTTCAAGGAGAAGCCTGAGAATGCGCTTGGGAAGATGCAGCTGAGGAGTTACATGAACGGACACTCACGCGAGGGTGAGCGTCCTTTTCCTTTTAGTGTGGACAAGGGTTTCGTCCGCTCTCATAGGATGCAGAGGAAACATTACCGTGGTCTTTCTAACCCGCAGTGCCTCCATGGAATCGAAGTTGTTCAGTCGCCGAATCTCTCTGTGCTTAACGAGGATGAAAAGAAGAAGTGGACGGAACTCACAGGCCGAGATGTGAACTTTGCTATTCCGCTTGAGGCAAGCGATTACGGTTCATGGAGGAATCTCCCAACCACGGAGCTGGAGGCTGAGCGACCACCTATTACTCAAGCTAAAGCTAATGGTCACACCCATCTTAAAATGCTCAACGGTACCTTTATGACCCTGTCTACACATTCACCGAACCATGCAGCTGACTCAGTGGAAGCACAAATCGCTTGTAGCAACAAACGCAAAAGAGATTGTCTCGCTCTAGGAAACTGCGATGACTCAAGCTCAAGCGAGAAATCTCTAGACATGAAAATAAACACAACAGATCTGCTGCCATGGTCAAATGATTTCACTGGGGTGATGAAGAATGTGCACGGACCAGTCACAGCTGCTAAAACGATATACGAAGACGACGAAGGGTTCTTGATAATCCTCAGCCTGCCACTAGTTGATCCAGGAAGGGTTAAAGTAACATGGAGGAACACACCAACGCATGGGATAGTGAAGATATCATGTACAAGTACAGCATGTGAGCCATTCATCAAGAGACATGACAGGACATTTAAGCTAACAGATCCGACACCAGAGCACTGCCCACCAGGGGAGTTCGTCCGAGAAGTCTCCCTACCTAACAGGATTCCAGATGACGCTAAGCTCGAAGCGTACAGGGACGAGACTGGAACAACGCTAGAGGTTTTAGTGCCGAAACACCGCATGGGACCAGAGGAGCATGAAGTTCGCGTTTGTCTCCGTCCATTTATGCTGGAGTGATTCGTGTAACTTGTTAAAGGATTTTATTGGTTCATGTAATCATTGgattattcatatttatatcaTATCGCCAATTGCATTGCTTATACTGAACGAGTTTTAACGTCGAAAGTAAC is a genomic window containing:
- the LOC108812097 gene encoding uncharacterized protein LOC108812097, coding for MGLLIDAQVFSSRKVNAFNITNDKNRMGETLITTLSMENYHPSTLLSMDSDAFTHEESERETNRSLLLTGPPDINLPLSSDASPSLFLWNEQCDILDVGLGPQIYEPEAVVHVPKVAKKHNKRVDSAWGAWLFFSFYFKPVLDDKSKNKLMRDSNGLSGYDKSDLQLDSFLVQHDMENMYMWVFKEKPENALGKMQLRSYMNGHSREGERPFPFSVDKGFVRSHRMQRKHYRGLSNPQCLHGIEVVQSPNLSVLNEDEKKKWTELTGRDVNFAIPLEASDYGSWRNLPTTELEAERPPITQAKANGHTHLKMLNGTFMTLSTHSPNHAADSVEAQIACSNKRKRDCLALGNCDDSSSSEKSLDMKINTTDLLPWSNDFTGVMKNVHGPVTAAKTIYEDDEGFLIILSLPLVDPGRVKVTWRNTPTHGIVKISCTSTACEPFIKRHDRTFKLTDPTPEHCPPGEFVREVSLPNRIPDDAKLEAYRDETGTTLEVLVPKHRMGPEEHEVRVCLRPFMLE